In the genome of Acetomicrobium thermoterrenum DSM 13490, one region contains:
- a CDS encoding ABC transporter ATP-binding protein — MNASEKVLTPQECPKGNVVVVAGGACIADLCDVLLQYLHCPKRKECIVTSIAIKAEGLIKRYGDLVAVNGVSFDVEEGELFGFLGPNGAGKTTTIRMLTGLSKPTAGNVELLGLDIKANAAMTKGFTGVVPEASNLYDELTALENLLFMGKLYGVRRKERYERAMTLLELFSLQEKRDRPFRTLSRGMKRSLTIAAALIHNPKILFLDEPTVGLDVMTARSLRSAIQKLRDQGMTIFLTTHYLEEADVLCDRIAIIVRGQIVSVEKPEELKKMAIKEQAIELTIRGSVSILVERLAALIGTKPIIVDSNTLRCSGTTNSLLPHICRAIQDAGAEIESINTIKPTLEEAFVRITGLSSSMMAMEKGGK; from the coding sequence ATGAATGCCTCAGAAAAGGTTTTGACCCCTCAAGAATGCCCCAAGGGGAATGTCGTTGTCGTCGCAGGAGGCGCATGCATCGCGGACTTATGTGATGTACTGTTGCAATATCTTCATTGCCCAAAAAGAAAGGAGTGCATTGTCACGTCCATAGCTATTAAAGCTGAAGGGTTAATCAAGCGGTATGGGGATTTAGTTGCCGTCAACGGCGTAAGCTTCGATGTGGAAGAAGGAGAACTTTTTGGCTTTTTAGGCCCCAATGGTGCTGGAAAAACCACCACCATCCGCATGCTTACTGGGCTATCTAAACCTACAGCAGGCAATGTGGAGCTGTTGGGTCTTGACATTAAGGCGAACGCTGCAATGACCAAGGGGTTTACGGGAGTAGTGCCGGAGGCCTCAAACCTTTACGACGAACTTACGGCCTTGGAAAATCTCCTCTTTATGGGCAAACTCTATGGCGTAAGAAGGAAGGAGAGATATGAACGAGCTATGACGCTGCTTGAGCTCTTTAGCCTGCAGGAAAAGAGGGATCGTCCATTTCGGACGCTCTCTCGGGGGATGAAGAGGTCTCTTACCATTGCCGCAGCCCTCATTCACAACCCTAAGATATTGTTTTTGGATGAACCAACTGTTGGACTTGACGTCATGACTGCACGCTCTCTGAGAAGTGCTATTCAAAAATTGCGCGATCAAGGGATGACGATATTTTTGACCACCCATTACCTGGAAGAGGCAGACGTTTTATGCGACCGCATCGCGATCATCGTAAGGGGACAAATTGTCTCGGTCGAAAAGCCTGAAGAGCTAAAGAAAATGGCGATTAAGGAACAGGCCATTGAACTTACCATAAGGGGATCTGTCTCAATATTGGTAGAACGGCTAGCCGCTCTTATAGGGACTAAGCCCATCATTGTAGACTCGAACACTTTGCGTTGCAGTGGAACCACAAATAGTCTGCTTCCTCATATCTGTCGAGCAATACAAGATGCAGGGGCAGAAATTGAGTCTATTAATACTATAAAACCCACTCTTGAGGAAGCTTTTGTGAGGATCACCGGGCTTTCCTCAAGTATGATGGCGATGGAAAAGGGAGGTAAGTGA
- a CDS encoding ABC transporter permease — translation MRDDLRGIWCIIAKDMRTYYLKPPAISWGIVFPIAWVLAFYLRNPVDFKGLIPGLLAMTALFSTTAAEAVVINFELRLGSLERLLLAPISIKAILLGKILGGAIFGLLMSSLVAVVCALFLNFDLNWISFLSILLPALLAFSTMGSLLCLMVKEVFEAQTLLNLPRFVMVFISGVVYPVEAMPKALQFLAHLFPLTYAVKGFQGVSGVSQGVTVALHAAVLMAFFLIFFLPAANLLSKKFE, via the coding sequence ATGCGCGATGACTTGAGGGGAATATGGTGCATCATTGCAAAAGACATGAGGACCTATTACCTTAAACCTCCCGCCATAAGTTGGGGAATAGTCTTTCCTATTGCATGGGTTCTGGCCTTCTATCTTAGAAACCCAGTGGATTTTAAGGGGTTGATCCCTGGGCTCCTTGCCATGACCGCGTTGTTCAGCACTACTGCTGCGGAAGCGGTGGTGATAAACTTCGAGCTTCGCCTCGGGTCATTGGAGAGGCTTTTGCTTGCTCCCATTAGCATTAAGGCAATTTTACTTGGGAAAATTCTTGGCGGAGCCATCTTTGGCCTTCTTATGAGCTCGCTAGTGGCAGTGGTGTGCGCCCTTTTCTTAAATTTTGACTTGAACTGGATATCCTTTTTATCAATTCTTTTGCCGGCCCTGCTGGCATTTTCCACTATGGGATCACTTCTTTGTTTAATGGTGAAGGAGGTCTTTGAGGCTCAAACCCTGCTCAATCTTCCTCGCTTTGTCATGGTATTTATAAGCGGTGTGGTATATCCTGTTGAGGCCATGCCGAAAGCCTTGCAATTTTTAGCTCATCTTTTTCCCCTCACATACGCAGTTAAAGGATTCCAGGGCGTTTCAGGTGTTAGTCAAGGTGTTACTGTAGCACTTCATGCTGCTGTTTTGATGGCCTTCTTTTTAATTTTTTTCCTTCCGGCGGCCAATTTGCTATCAAAAAAATTTGAATGA
- a CDS encoding Fur family transcriptional regulator, giving the protein MDEEKVKEKVEEYLRSLQEKGFRITSPRRLIVETILQNWDKHPNVRELLDLIQEKDPSIGLATIYRTVELLVEMGFLHEVNLDEGFSRFEVSLKDIHFHLVCRGCGRVVHLKDEDQKSQVAEEWAEDMGFTLLPQSIELFGVCHECLRKGFDPSRMPQGECRCRRRRRMHRGLM; this is encoded by the coding sequence GTGGATGAAGAGAAAGTGAAGGAAAAGGTGGAGGAGTACTTGCGCTCCTTGCAAGAAAAAGGTTTTCGCATTACCAGTCCTCGGAGGCTCATAGTAGAGACCATACTTCAAAATTGGGATAAACATCCGAACGTTAGAGAGCTTTTGGACCTCATACAGGAAAAGGATCCCTCCATAGGTCTTGCCACGATCTACCGTACAGTAGAGCTCTTGGTGGAGATGGGCTTTCTGCACGAGGTAAATTTAGATGAGGGTTTTAGCCGATTTGAGGTGTCGCTCAAGGATATCCATTTCCATCTTGTCTGTCGCGGCTGTGGCAGGGTGGTGCATCTTAAAGATGAAGATCAAAAGAGCCAGGTCGCGGAAGAGTGGGCTGAAGATATGGGGTTTACTCTACTTCCGCAAAGCATTGAGCTCTTTGGCGTATGTCATGAATGCCTCAGAAAAGGTTTTGACCCCTCAAGAATGCCCCAAGGGGAATGTCGTTGTCGTCGCAGGAGGCGCATGCATCGCGGACTTATGTGA